A DNA window from Augochlora pura isolate Apur16 chromosome 9, APUR_v2.2.1, whole genome shotgun sequence contains the following coding sequences:
- the Ate1 gene encoding arginyltransferase 1 isoform X1, translated as MAKQSYSIVISYAKRERGSCGYCNNSNTSFSHGMQTVIMQVQDYQALMDRGWRRSSCYCYKPCMDLCCCPSYTIKCEALNFKITKSQKKILKRMGKFLRNELQKDDLMDTSEEERHNIEISHITHQNKHLEESPLDIKVNTVDDEVITRLQPTNSERDEESNSSTQQKQSETIPRAASQSENSQVASRSLETVEMNTTRAPCKKAKLMRIERKQNKLLAQGKTQAEIDAMFRKNKQQNQGKSLEELFDETLRGTNRLELKLVRTSPMSSEYLQTAKKSFEVYKKYQTTIHGVPEQKVKEKQYVGFLVKSPLQPWTPENGPPCGYGAFHEQYWLDNELIAVGVIDILPHSVSSVYFFYDPAYSFLSLGTFSSLREVYLTRQLNKWAKDLEYYYMGFYIHSCPKMRYKARMKPSKLLCPETYEWFDIDPCIKKLDKEKYCRFNEDLDAIDQDAIVDIDKVLVLYRQIAMPFRIYRERVQQSIAEAEEEKQEIEEYATLVGMKCAQRMLLYRT; from the exons GCATGCAGACGGTTATCATGCAAGTGCAAGATTATCAGGCTTTAATGGACAGAGGCTGGAGACGAAGCTCTTGTTACTGCTACAAACCATGTATGGATCTATGTTGCTGTCCCTCATATACCATAAA ATGCGAAGCATTGAATTTTAAGATCACAAAGTCACAAAAAAAGATCTTGAAGAGAATGGGTAAATTTTTACGTAATGAACTGCAGAAGGACGATCTGATGGATACAAGTGAAGAAGAACGACATAATATAG AAATTAGTCATATTACTCATCAAAATAAACATCTGGAGGAAAGTCCTCTTGACATAAAAGTGAACACTGTGGATGATGAAGTTATCACGAGATTACAACCTACAAATTcggagagagacgaagagtcTAATTCATCAACCCAACAAAAACAGTCTGAAACTATACCTCGGGCTGCAAGTCAGAGCGAGAACAGTCAAGTAGCCTCCAGAAGCTTGGAGACTGTAGAGATGAACACAACTAGAGCACCTTGTAAAAAAGCAAAACTTATGCGCATAGAGCGAAAgcaaaacaaattattggcTCAAGGAAAAACTCAAGCAGAAATAGATGCCATGTTCAGGAAAAATAAACAGCAAAACCAGGGGAAAAGTttggaagaattatttgatGAAACGTTGAGAGGAACAAATAGATTGGAG CTCAAACTAGTTAGAACCTCGCCAATGAGCTCTGAATACCTACAGACTGCAAAAAAGTCATTTGAggtatacaaaaaatatcaGACAACAATACACGGAGTTCCAGAGCAGAAGGTTAAAGAGAAACAGTATGTGGGATTTCTTGTAAAATCACCTTTACag CCATGGACACCAGAGAATGGACCACCGTGTGGTTACGGTGCGTTTCACGAGCAATACTGGCTAGACAATGAATTGATAGCCGTCGGAGTGATAGACATTTTACCGCATAGCGTTTCAAGTGTGTATTTCTTCTACGACCCAGCATATTCTTTTCTGTCTCTTGGAACATTTAG CTCTTTGCGAGAAGTTTACCTGACAaggcaattaaataaatgggCAAAGGATTTGGAATACTACTACATGGGATTCTATATACACTCATGCCCGAAGATGAGGTATAAGGCGAGAATGAAGCCGTCTAAGCTACTCTGCCCAGAAACTTATGAGTGGTTCGATATCGATCCCTGCATCAAGAAGCTGGATAAGGAGAAGTACTGCAGGTTCAACGAGGACCTCGACGCCATTGATCAAGATGCTATAGTTGATATTGATAAG GTGCTGGTTCTGTACCGGCAAATAGCGATGCCGTTCAGAATCTACAGAGAGCGAGTTCAGCAGTCGATAGCAGAAGCGGAAGAGGAGAAACAAGAGATCGAAGAGTACGCGACTCTGGTCGGAATGAAATGTGCTCAACGAATGCTGCTTTACCGTACTTAA
- the Ate1 gene encoding arginyltransferase 1 isoform X2 translates to MAKQSYSIVISYAKRERGSCGYCNNSNTSFSHGMQTVIMQVQDYQALMDRGWRRSSCYCYKPCMDLCCCPSYTIKCEALNFKITKSQKKILKRMGKFLRNELQKDDLMDTSEEERHNIEISHITHQNKHLEESPLDIKVNTVDDEVITRLQPTNSERDEESNSSTQQKQSETIPRAASQSENSQVASRSLETVEMNTTRAPCKKAKLMRIERKQNKLLAQGKTQAEIDAMFRKNKQQNQGKSLEELFDETLRGTNRLEIKLVRIKSDEFLESFDATADLYKKYTMAIHGESEDTCDKKSFLYFFVQHPLEPWTPENGPPCGYGAFHEQYWLDNELIAVGVIDILPHSVSSVYFFYDPAYSFLSLGTFSSLREVYLTRQLNKWAKDLEYYYMGFYIHSCPKMRYKARMKPSKLLCPETYEWFDIDPCIKKLDKEKYCRFNEDLDAIDQDAIVDIDKVLVLYRQIAMPFRIYRERVQQSIAEAEEEKQEIEEYATLVGMKCAQRMLLYRT, encoded by the exons GCATGCAGACGGTTATCATGCAAGTGCAAGATTATCAGGCTTTAATGGACAGAGGCTGGAGACGAAGCTCTTGTTACTGCTACAAACCATGTATGGATCTATGTTGCTGTCCCTCATATACCATAAA ATGCGAAGCATTGAATTTTAAGATCACAAAGTCACAAAAAAAGATCTTGAAGAGAATGGGTAAATTTTTACGTAATGAACTGCAGAAGGACGATCTGATGGATACAAGTGAAGAAGAACGACATAATATAG AAATTAGTCATATTACTCATCAAAATAAACATCTGGAGGAAAGTCCTCTTGACATAAAAGTGAACACTGTGGATGATGAAGTTATCACGAGATTACAACCTACAAATTcggagagagacgaagagtcTAATTCATCAACCCAACAAAAACAGTCTGAAACTATACCTCGGGCTGCAAGTCAGAGCGAGAACAGTCAAGTAGCCTCCAGAAGCTTGGAGACTGTAGAGATGAACACAACTAGAGCACCTTGTAAAAAAGCAAAACTTATGCGCATAGAGCGAAAgcaaaacaaattattggcTCAAGGAAAAACTCAAGCAGAAATAGATGCCATGTTCAGGAAAAATAAACAGCAAAACCAGGGGAAAAGTttggaagaattatttgatGAAACGTTGAGAGGAACAAATAGATTGGAG ATCAAGTTGGTCAGAATAAAATCCGATGAATTTCTCGAATCGTTCGACGCGACTGCAGacctttataaaaaatatacgatgGCTATTCATGGAGAGTCTGAAGATACATGCGATAAAAAGTCTTTCCTCTACTTTTTTGTACAGCATCCCTTAGAG CCATGGACACCAGAGAATGGACCACCGTGTGGTTACGGTGCGTTTCACGAGCAATACTGGCTAGACAATGAATTGATAGCCGTCGGAGTGATAGACATTTTACCGCATAGCGTTTCAAGTGTGTATTTCTTCTACGACCCAGCATATTCTTTTCTGTCTCTTGGAACATTTAG CTCTTTGCGAGAAGTTTACCTGACAaggcaattaaataaatgggCAAAGGATTTGGAATACTACTACATGGGATTCTATATACACTCATGCCCGAAGATGAGGTATAAGGCGAGAATGAAGCCGTCTAAGCTACTCTGCCCAGAAACTTATGAGTGGTTCGATATCGATCCCTGCATCAAGAAGCTGGATAAGGAGAAGTACTGCAGGTTCAACGAGGACCTCGACGCCATTGATCAAGATGCTATAGTTGATATTGATAAG GTGCTGGTTCTGTACCGGCAAATAGCGATGCCGTTCAGAATCTACAGAGAGCGAGTTCAGCAGTCGATAGCAGAAGCGGAAGAGGAGAAACAAGAGATCGAAGAGTACGCGACTCTGGTCGGAATGAAATGTGCTCAACGAATGCTGCTTTACCGTACTTAA
- the Ate1 gene encoding arginyltransferase 1 isoform X3, producing MAKQSYSIVISYAKRERGSCGYCNNSNTSFSHGMQTVIMQVQDYQALMDRGWRRSSCYCYKPCMDLCCCPSYTIKCEALNFKITKSQKKILKRMGKFLRNELQKDDLMDTSEEERHNIEISHITHQNKHLEESPLDIKVNTVDDEVITRLQPTNSERDEESNSSTQQKQSETIPRAASQSENSQVASRSLETVEMNTTRAPCKKAKLMRIERKQNKLLAQGKTQAEIDAMFRKNKQQNQGKSLEELFDETLRGTNRLELKLVRTSPMSSEYLQTAKKSFEVYKKYQTTIHGVPEQKVKEKQYVGFLVKSPLQPWTPENGPPCGYGAFHEQYWLDNELIAVGVIDILPHSVSSVYFFYDPAYSFLSLGTFSSLREVYLTRQLNKWAKDLEYYYMGFYIHSCPKMRYKARMKPSKLLCPETYEWFDIDPCIKKLDKEKYCRFNEDLDAIDQDAIVDIDKVDA from the exons GCATGCAGACGGTTATCATGCAAGTGCAAGATTATCAGGCTTTAATGGACAGAGGCTGGAGACGAAGCTCTTGTTACTGCTACAAACCATGTATGGATCTATGTTGCTGTCCCTCATATACCATAAA ATGCGAAGCATTGAATTTTAAGATCACAAAGTCACAAAAAAAGATCTTGAAGAGAATGGGTAAATTTTTACGTAATGAACTGCAGAAGGACGATCTGATGGATACAAGTGAAGAAGAACGACATAATATAG AAATTAGTCATATTACTCATCAAAATAAACATCTGGAGGAAAGTCCTCTTGACATAAAAGTGAACACTGTGGATGATGAAGTTATCACGAGATTACAACCTACAAATTcggagagagacgaagagtcTAATTCATCAACCCAACAAAAACAGTCTGAAACTATACCTCGGGCTGCAAGTCAGAGCGAGAACAGTCAAGTAGCCTCCAGAAGCTTGGAGACTGTAGAGATGAACACAACTAGAGCACCTTGTAAAAAAGCAAAACTTATGCGCATAGAGCGAAAgcaaaacaaattattggcTCAAGGAAAAACTCAAGCAGAAATAGATGCCATGTTCAGGAAAAATAAACAGCAAAACCAGGGGAAAAGTttggaagaattatttgatGAAACGTTGAGAGGAACAAATAGATTGGAG CTCAAACTAGTTAGAACCTCGCCAATGAGCTCTGAATACCTACAGACTGCAAAAAAGTCATTTGAggtatacaaaaaatatcaGACAACAATACACGGAGTTCCAGAGCAGAAGGTTAAAGAGAAACAGTATGTGGGATTTCTTGTAAAATCACCTTTACag CCATGGACACCAGAGAATGGACCACCGTGTGGTTACGGTGCGTTTCACGAGCAATACTGGCTAGACAATGAATTGATAGCCGTCGGAGTGATAGACATTTTACCGCATAGCGTTTCAAGTGTGTATTTCTTCTACGACCCAGCATATTCTTTTCTGTCTCTTGGAACATTTAG CTCTTTGCGAGAAGTTTACCTGACAaggcaattaaataaatgggCAAAGGATTTGGAATACTACTACATGGGATTCTATATACACTCATGCCCGAAGATGAGGTATAAGGCGAGAATGAAGCCGTCTAAGCTACTCTGCCCAGAAACTTATGAGTGGTTCGATATCGATCCCTGCATCAAGAAGCTGGATAAGGAGAAGTACTGCAGGTTCAACGAGGACCTCGACGCCATTGATCAAGATGCTATAGTTGATATTGATAAG GTGGACGCGTAG
- the Ate1 gene encoding arginyltransferase 1 isoform X4: MAKQSYSIVISYAKRERGSCGYCNNSNTSFSHGMQTVIMQVQDYQALMDRGWRRSSCYCYKPCMDLCCCPSYTIKCEALNFKITKSQKKILKRMGKFLRNELQKDDLMDTSEEERHNIEISHITHQNKHLEESPLDIKVNTVDDEVITRLQPTNSERDEESNSSTQQKQSETIPRAASQSENSQVASRSLETVEMNTTRAPCKKAKLMRIERKQNKLLAQGKTQAEIDAMFRKNKQQNQGKSLEELFDETLRGTNRLEPWTPENGPPCGYGAFHEQYWLDNELIAVGVIDILPHSVSSVYFFYDPAYSFLSLGTFSSLREVYLTRQLNKWAKDLEYYYMGFYIHSCPKMRYKARMKPSKLLCPETYEWFDIDPCIKKLDKEKYCRFNEDLDAIDQDAIVDIDKVLVLYRQIAMPFRIYRERVQQSIAEAEEEKQEIEEYATLVGMKCAQRMLLYRT; encoded by the exons GCATGCAGACGGTTATCATGCAAGTGCAAGATTATCAGGCTTTAATGGACAGAGGCTGGAGACGAAGCTCTTGTTACTGCTACAAACCATGTATGGATCTATGTTGCTGTCCCTCATATACCATAAA ATGCGAAGCATTGAATTTTAAGATCACAAAGTCACAAAAAAAGATCTTGAAGAGAATGGGTAAATTTTTACGTAATGAACTGCAGAAGGACGATCTGATGGATACAAGTGAAGAAGAACGACATAATATAG AAATTAGTCATATTACTCATCAAAATAAACATCTGGAGGAAAGTCCTCTTGACATAAAAGTGAACACTGTGGATGATGAAGTTATCACGAGATTACAACCTACAAATTcggagagagacgaagagtcTAATTCATCAACCCAACAAAAACAGTCTGAAACTATACCTCGGGCTGCAAGTCAGAGCGAGAACAGTCAAGTAGCCTCCAGAAGCTTGGAGACTGTAGAGATGAACACAACTAGAGCACCTTGTAAAAAAGCAAAACTTATGCGCATAGAGCGAAAgcaaaacaaattattggcTCAAGGAAAAACTCAAGCAGAAATAGATGCCATGTTCAGGAAAAATAAACAGCAAAACCAGGGGAAAAGTttggaagaattatttgatGAAACGTTGAGAGGAACAAATAGATTGGAG CCATGGACACCAGAGAATGGACCACCGTGTGGTTACGGTGCGTTTCACGAGCAATACTGGCTAGACAATGAATTGATAGCCGTCGGAGTGATAGACATTTTACCGCATAGCGTTTCAAGTGTGTATTTCTTCTACGACCCAGCATATTCTTTTCTGTCTCTTGGAACATTTAG CTCTTTGCGAGAAGTTTACCTGACAaggcaattaaataaatgggCAAAGGATTTGGAATACTACTACATGGGATTCTATATACACTCATGCCCGAAGATGAGGTATAAGGCGAGAATGAAGCCGTCTAAGCTACTCTGCCCAGAAACTTATGAGTGGTTCGATATCGATCCCTGCATCAAGAAGCTGGATAAGGAGAAGTACTGCAGGTTCAACGAGGACCTCGACGCCATTGATCAAGATGCTATAGTTGATATTGATAAG GTGCTGGTTCTGTACCGGCAAATAGCGATGCCGTTCAGAATCTACAGAGAGCGAGTTCAGCAGTCGATAGCAGAAGCGGAAGAGGAGAAACAAGAGATCGAAGAGTACGCGACTCTGGTCGGAATGAAATGTGCTCAACGAATGCTGCTTTACCGTACTTAA